The following proteins are co-located in the Hypomesus transpacificus isolate Combined female chromosome 23, fHypTra1, whole genome shotgun sequence genome:
- the LOC124485672 gene encoding inactive dipeptidyl peptidase 10-like has translation MRACRLQYAGAQDVTLGTEGGGPDSQAGSESKLTVEDLFKPQFMVHDPEAKWINDSEVIYRNRDGHVIKFNILTNETEFVLTNTTFVNFNVAKYSVSPDLKYVLFAYDVKQVYRHSYMASYSIYNIHTREVWELDPPEVLNSVLQYAAWGVQGQQLIYVFENNIYYQTDVKSNSLRLTSSGKEGVIFNGVADWLYEEEVLQTHVAHWWSPDGERLAFLVLNDTLVPNMALPRFTGTIYPKGRQYPYPKAGSPNPTVKLLVVNLYGPTHTQELTPPDSLKLREHYVTMVTWISKTKTAVRWLNRAQNISILTVCDTTTGACVRRHEETSELWLSKQNQEPVFSKDGNRFFMTVPVKQGGRGEFHHIAMFTTQFRADQNEVRHLTSGNWEVTKILAYDETNENIYFLSTEGSPRRRQLFSVKTVGLFPRRCLTCELNKAHCLFFAAETSPSNQHVLLHCKGPGAPTVILHSLNNANYYVLENNSLLKAALKHKRIHQTEFTAVQMEHFDLPLKISYPPDFSDSRHYGLLLIVDGSPGGQAVSERYQLDWDSVLVSSDSVIVARLDGRGSGFLGQRILHEVHQRLGTVEVQDQIAAVEYMMKFPYIDRTRIAVFGRGYGGYITLMMLKATDKLFKCAVAMSPVTDWKLYASAFSERYLGMPLRDDSRYQFSSVLQNVQSLREQTLMLVHGTADANVHFQHSAELIKNLVKVGANYSMQMYPDEGHFLSQRSRQHLSATLTSFFRACLQEDVLPEEEEEEEEEE, from the exons ATTCAGAAGTCATCTACAGAAATCGCGACGGCCACGTCATCAAGTTCAACATCCTCACAAACGAGACAGAGTTTGTCCTGACCAACACAACATTT GTTAATTTCAACGTTGCAAAATATTCTGTGTCACCGGACCTGAAATATGTGCTTTTTGCCTACGATGTCAAACAG GTTTACCGTCATTCCTACATGGCCTCCTATAGCATCTACAACATTCACACCAG GGAGGTGTGGGAGCTGGACCCTCCAGAGGTGCTTAACTCCGTCCTGCAGTACGCTGCCTGGGGTGTCCAGGGCCAGCAGCTG ATCTACGTGTTTGAAAACAACATCTACTACCAAACAGACGTCAAGAGTAACTCCTTACGACTGACCTCATCAGGGAAGGAAGGGGTGATCTTCAACGGGGTTGCTGATTGGCTGTACGAGG aggagGTTCTCCAGACACATGTGGCCCATTGGTGGTCTCcagatggagagaggctggCTTTCCTGGTCCTCAACGACACACTGGTACCCAACATGGCCCTGCCTCGCTTCACTGGCACCATCTACCCAAAGGGGAGGCAGTACCCCTACCCTAAG GCTGGATCTCCCAACCCCACTGTGAagctgctggtggtgaacctATACggccccacacatacacaggagcTTACCCCCCCGGACAGCCTGAAACTGAG GGAACACTACGTGACCATGGTTACCTGGATCAGCAAAACCAAGACagcagtcaggtggctgaaccgTGCCCAGAACATCTCCATCCTGACCGTGTGTGACACGACCACAGGAGCCTGCGTCAGG AGGCATGAAGAAACGTCAGAGCTCTGGCTTTCAAAGCAG AACCAGGAACCGGTGTTTTCCAAGGACGGCAACAGATTCTTCATGACGGTTCCTGTCAAGCAAGGAGGCCGTGGGGAGTTCCATCATATTGCCATGTTCACCACTCAG TTCAGAGCGGATCAAAATGAAGTTCGCCATCTGACATCAGGAAACTGGGAGGTGACGAAGATCCTGGCATACGATGAGACCAACGAGAACAT ATATTTCCTCAGCACTGAGGGATCACCACGGAGACGACAGCTGTTCAG cgtGAAGACGGTGGGTCTGTTCCCCAGACGCTGCCTGACGTGTGAGCTAAATAAGGCTCACTGTCTGTTCTTCGCTGCTGAGACCAGCCCCAGTAATCAGCACGTCCTTCTGCACTGTAAAG GTCCTGGAGCCCCTACTGTGATCTTGCACAGCCTCAACAACGCAA ATTACTACGTCCTTGAGAACAATTCCTTGCTCAAGGCTGCCTTGAAGCACAAACGGATTCATCAAACTGAATTTACAGCAGTTCAGATGGAACATTTTG ACTTGCCTCTGAAGATTTCTTACCCACCAGACTTCTCCGATTCTCGTCACTACGGCCTGCTCTTGATAGT TGACGGCTCCCCCGGTGGCCAGGCGGTGAGTGAGCGCTACCAGCTGGACTGGGACTCGGTGCTGGTCAGCTCAGACAGCGTGATCGTGGCTCGCCTGGACGGCCGGGGCAGCGGCTTCCTGGGCCAGAGGATCCTGCATGAGGTCCACCAGCGTCTGGGGACCGTGGAGGTTCAGGATCAGATCGCAGCTGTCGA ATACATGATGAAGTTCCCTTATATTGATCGGACACGGATAGCAGTTTTTGGAAGG GGTTATGGAGGCTATATTACACTAATGATGCTTAAAGCAACAGACAAGCTTTTTAAATGTGCAGTTGCTATGTCACCAGTCACAGACTGGAAACTCTACG CCTCAGCGTTCTCCGAGCGCTACCTCGGCATGCCGCTACGGGACGACAGCAGATATCAG TTCTCCAGTGTTTTGCAGAACGTGCAGTCTCTTAGAGAACAGACCCTAATGCTGGTCCACGGCACTGCAGATG CCAACGTTCACTTCCAGCATTCTGCAGAGCTCATCAAGAACCTTGTGAAAGTTGGAGCAAACTACTCGATGCAG ATGTACCCAGACGAaggccacttcctgtctcagagGAGTCGACAGCACCTGTCCGCCACGCTCACCAGCTTCTTCAGGGCCTGTCTCCAGGAGGACGTCCtgcccgaggaggaggaggaggaggaggaagaggagtag